A section of the Psychrobacter immobilis genome encodes:
- a CDS encoding MobA/MobL family protein, whose translation MNNKGFHLSVSAVSKAKNHSVVAKSAYNSGSKLVDEQSGVVHDYTSKAKDKILNLVDSDGTKYTQVIDKNVVHTALLTPTLAGDLAVTREGFWNDIERIETRKNAQLGTEIDVMFPDGITADQRIVLAECYAQTLSDRYNVLVDMAIHRPHSHEKHVGEVEVVELTSRNFHAHILLSSREIVADVKGYALSARKNWLQWSTEERLSKGLNGRGDELKYQRTLWADMANELLPENKTISEKSYRELGISRLPKMKLGKSLYKDILKGNRSVIHEYNETIDEINAYIEKNGLVIEYDDKGRIDLESNEQEVNGVTIHYKKRKPFARIELSNIRFVDPAAELEPAIPKNKNQTHSDAANDHALDELLAISANFVSQKKMVRSALFSTIDALHEELAHQSKQIITIDKNIKSTQRFTEEVGQDFSEPRQKMIELARKIHTKEQSEALKTALVLVDQFRQDDTLQTGRAVSRLEEQLSQIDKTVLNNKAVLKKLIPLNNRVIDDHKALKATLKPFAATLNKLATDFKALDEIDVEKTELQRHWREAFEDLQTIEVTSNLDTYHKFAAMADLDVERFKALEQEREALRALKAVEIDDTAEARLKMLVSDVKTFKTANNEDIKQLKLQINTSQKTYQRLSPFYEQRIALLDQSEAVIVQDDNLYDEITRTKTTQLNADRLDDWRTRTMALQYQLNKAHEQAETENKARREREEAHRRRQEKQQKEQDATALARTRQAEVKAYQSRFDNMLVRVKDRIDKIDFKAIDTTATVIEAAEKLAAEALVLKTLQHTDNVTALQKRLRDTDAKRVMIDRDTSVQTLLQALGTLPSDRHKIDTINALNERFEQVPDIRVGTQNLAQILAAQVLDIDKAIQEKARHYSSPRPF comes from the coding sequence ATGAATAATAAAGGGTTTCATCTGTCAGTTAGCGCCGTTAGTAAGGCGAAAAATCATAGCGTGGTGGCAAAGTCGGCTTATAATTCTGGCTCAAAACTGGTTGATGAGCAGTCAGGAGTCGTCCACGATTATACCAGTAAAGCTAAAGACAAAATCTTAAACTTAGTAGACAGTGATGGCACTAAATACACGCAAGTTATTGACAAAAATGTGGTGCATACGGCGTTGTTAACGCCAACTCTTGCTGGGGATCTAGCAGTGACACGTGAGGGTTTTTGGAATGATATCGAACGCATTGAGACTCGTAAAAACGCGCAATTGGGTACTGAGATTGATGTGATGTTTCCTGATGGAATCACCGCTGATCAGCGTATAGTTCTGGCCGAGTGCTACGCTCAAACATTATCTGATCGCTATAACGTGCTTGTCGATATGGCCATTCATCGGCCCCACAGTCACGAGAAACATGTGGGGGAGGTTGAAGTGGTTGAGCTGACCAGTCGTAACTTTCATGCCCATATTTTACTCTCAAGCCGTGAGATAGTAGCGGATGTTAAGGGTTATGCTTTATCAGCACGCAAGAATTGGTTGCAGTGGTCAACGGAGGAGCGGTTATCTAAGGGGTTAAACGGGCGCGGCGATGAGCTTAAATATCAACGCACCCTTTGGGCGGATATGGCCAATGAGCTACTGCCTGAGAATAAAACCATTAGTGAGAAATCCTACCGTGAGCTGGGCATCAGTCGTTTACCAAAAATGAAACTGGGTAAGTCACTATATAAGGATATTCTCAAAGGCAATCGTTCAGTGATTCATGAGTACAACGAGACGATTGATGAGATCAATGCTTACATTGAAAAAAATGGTCTGGTAATTGAGTACGACGACAAGGGACGTATTGACCTAGAAAGCAATGAACAAGAGGTTAACGGCGTCACAATACATTATAAAAAGCGTAAGCCCTTTGCGCGAATTGAGCTCAGTAACATCCGCTTTGTAGATCCTGCCGCTGAACTTGAACCCGCTATTCCTAAAAATAAGAATCAGACGCATAGTGATGCGGCCAATGATCACGCACTTGATGAGCTTTTAGCAATCTCAGCCAACTTTGTGAGTCAAAAAAAGATGGTACGCAGCGCCTTATTTTCAACCATTGATGCGCTGCATGAAGAGTTAGCGCACCAGTCTAAACAGATTATTACCATTGATAAAAACATTAAGAGTACCCAGCGGTTCACCGAGGAGGTGGGACAGGATTTTAGCGAGCCCCGCCAAAAAATGATTGAGCTTGCCCGGAAAATACATACGAAAGAGCAAAGTGAGGCACTAAAGACGGCTTTAGTGTTGGTTGATCAATTTAGACAAGATGACACCCTACAAACAGGCCGCGCTGTTAGCCGCCTTGAAGAGCAGCTGTCACAGATTGATAAAACGGTGCTGAACAATAAAGCAGTTTTAAAAAAGCTTATTCCCCTTAACAATCGAGTTATTGATGATCATAAGGCGCTAAAGGCCACTTTAAAACCTTTTGCCGCAACGCTGAATAAGCTGGCTACTGATTTTAAAGCGCTTGATGAGATTGATGTTGAAAAAACTGAGCTGCAGCGGCACTGGCGGGAGGCGTTTGAGGATTTGCAGACGATCGAGGTAACGAGTAATCTTGACACCTATCATAAGTTCGCGGCAATGGCAGATCTTGATGTTGAGCGTTTTAAAGCGCTTGAGCAAGAGCGTGAGGCGCTGCGTGCTCTTAAAGCGGTAGAGATAGATGATACCGCTGAGGCACGTTTGAAGATGCTTGTATCTGATGTAAAGACATTTAAAACCGCCAATAATGAAGACATCAAACAATTAAAGCTGCAAATCAATACTAGTCAAAAAACCTATCAGCGCCTATCGCCGTTTTATGAGCAGCGTATTGCCCTTCTTGATCAAAGTGAAGCGGTGATTGTGCAAGATGATAACTTATACGATGAGATTACCCGTACCAAGACCACTCAATTGAACGCAGATCGGCTTGATGACTGGCGTACTCGTACCATGGCGCTCCAATACCAGCTCAACAAAGCGCATGAGCAAGCCGAAACTGAGAACAAAGCCAGGCGTGAGCGAGAGGAAGCACATCGGCGGCGGCAAGAAAAACAACAAAAAGAGCAAGATGCTACTGCCCTTGCGCGTACCCGACAGGCAGAAGTCAAGGCGTATCAGAGCAGGTTTGATAATATGCTGGTACGGGTTAAAGACCGTATTGATAAGATCGACTTTAAAGCGATTGATACTACTGCCACTGTGATAGAGGCGGCTGAAAAGTTAGCTGCTGAGGCCCTCGTCTTAAAAACGCTTCAGCATACTGATAATGTCACCGCGTTGCAAAAGCGTTTGCGAGACACGGATGCAAAACGGGTGATGATAGACAGAGATACGTCGGTACAGACACTATTACAAGCGCTCGGCACGCTTCCTAGCGACCGTCATAAAATTGATACTATAAACGCGCTTAATGAGCGTTTTGAGCAGGTTCCTGACATCCGCGTGGGCACGCAAAATTTAGCGCAAATCTTGGCCGCACAAGTGCTGGATATAGACAAGGCTATTCAAGAAAAAGCGCGCCATTACTCGTCACCACGCCCATTTTAG
- a CDS encoding replication initiation protein: MTNQVGLYEKKYPANWVVMQNRILQAFYEMTLDEKRLLLLASSVVRLIDATEKDTIEITAKAFAEACNIQVDSAYTQLKDASETMMRRFFSYRNERGSRVNVQWVIRSIYEDGYVSLCFTDEVLLMLKVFDENNPFTKYKKEDVLKLKGEYSIDIYHLAKKHEAMSSWTMSLEEIREELALSKSYERINNLKSRVINPSVEEITEKSDIKITYENVKRGRTVTGLKFNVKAKPTKKKSLEDLNQNNENRDIPSLTVKQIDRFAPLLANYAPFGSYAPSGKSTQEVISWLHTQLRDEAFLKTHKKHLLAVGYTFPKQKS; encoded by the coding sequence ATGACTAACCAAGTTGGTTTATATGAGAAGAAATACCCTGCAAATTGGGTTGTTATGCAAAATCGTATTCTACAAGCGTTTTATGAAATGACACTTGATGAAAAACGGTTGCTGTTGCTTGCTAGTTCAGTAGTGCGTTTGATAGATGCCACTGAAAAAGACACTATAGAGATAACCGCGAAAGCATTTGCAGAGGCTTGCAACATTCAAGTGGATTCTGCTTATACTCAATTAAAAGATGCTAGTGAAACGATGATGAGGCGATTTTTTAGCTATAGAAATGAACGCGGTAGCCGTGTCAATGTACAGTGGGTCATCAGATCAATATATGAAGATGGCTATGTGTCTCTATGTTTTACAGATGAAGTGCTACTGATGTTGAAGGTTTTTGATGAAAATAATCCATTCACTAAATATAAAAAAGAAGATGTACTTAAACTGAAGGGTGAATATTCAATAGATATATACCATCTGGCCAAAAAACATGAGGCAATGAGCTCGTGGACAATGTCACTTGAAGAAATTAGAGAGGAGCTAGCTCTTTCTAAATCTTACGAACGTATTAACAACCTAAAAAGTCGAGTCATCAACCCAAGCGTTGAAGAAATAACAGAAAAGTCAGATATTAAAATCACCTATGAAAACGTCAAACGTGGTCGTACCGTCACAGGACTAAAATTTAATGTAAAAGCTAAGCCCACCAAGAAAAAAAGTCTGGAGGACTTAAATCAGAATAATGAGAATAGAGATATACCATCCTTAACAGTCAAACAGATCGACCGTTTTGCGCCTCTATTGGCTAACTATGCCCCATTTGGTAGCTATGCGCCTTCAGGAAAAAGTACCCAAGAAGTGATCAGCTGGTTACACACTCAATTAAGAGATGAAGCTTTTTTAAAGACCCATAAAAAGCATTTGCTGGCGGTAGGTTATACGTTCCCTAAGCAAAAATCATAG
- a CDS encoding type II toxin-antitoxin system RelB/DinJ family antitoxin → MTTTNYNIRLDQELKENAFAVFESYGLTPSQAIKLFLTQVAQTNQVPLSFEYQKVTAVSQDELLIYKEHTDRENR, encoded by the coding sequence ATGACGACAACTAATTATAATATCAGGCTCGATCAAGAGCTAAAAGAAAATGCTTTTGCCGTGTTTGAAAGCTATGGTCTAACGCCGTCTCAAGCGATTAAATTGTTCTTGACCCAAGTGGCGCAAACCAATCAAGTACCGCTATCTTTTGAATACCAGAAAGTAACAGCTGTCAGTCAAGATGAATTGCTAATCTATAAAGAGCATACTGACAGAGAGAACAGATAA
- a CDS encoding BrnT family toxin, whose product MNKKNTNQRKHRLLFEAAARVFLDLLCLRQQDRYENDEKQWQALGTVDGTAVLLVAHTQTEIDNGEVIRIISARRVKKMKGSQCEQS is encoded by the coding sequence ATGAACAAAAAAAACACCAATCAGCGTAAGCACCGTTTATTATTTGAGGCAGCCGCCCGAGTTTTTCTAGACCTTTTATGCCTGCGTCAGCAAGACAGGTATGAAAATGATGAAAAGCAGTGGCAAGCGCTGGGTACAGTAGACGGTACCGCCGTCCTATTGGTAGCCCATACGCAAACAGAAATAGATAATGGTGAGGTTATACGCATTATCTCAGCTAGACGTGTCAAAAAAATGAAAGGGAGCCAGTGTGAACAAAGTTAG
- a CDS encoding DNA-binding protein — MHAIADQLHEQGIKPTLAEVRKALGGGSFTTISEAMKSWRQDNQQEEQLRQVELPSGITERLQTLGADMWQTAIDIANDRLVKEREALESIKAKSQAETDEAQEAVKTLESEQADLLEQLDEVTATAEATAITAAQVTAERDVLTQTLSDTQHQLELERAKTVAAQAQLGDLRSSFDQQSKELSANISKVATLEATANSDKAEIARLQTELTATKDELKTVVIERNEITNLTAEVKGELKAIIAERDKLSGINEQLTQKQAKIEADHQLLIKQHDTLNHERTLLSTEHTALSEQYDELSINYQSEQEKSSSLTAEIEKMRETINNK, encoded by the coding sequence ATTCATGCTATTGCTGATCAACTGCACGAACAAGGTATCAAACCTACTTTAGCCGAAGTGCGTAAGGCGCTGGGTGGTGGATCATTCACGACCATCAGTGAAGCTATGAAGTCTTGGCGTCAGGATAACCAACAAGAAGAGCAGCTAAGACAGGTTGAGCTACCAAGTGGTATCACTGAACGCTTACAAACGCTTGGTGCGGATATGTGGCAGACGGCCATTGATATTGCCAATGATCGTCTGGTTAAAGAACGGGAGGCTCTAGAGAGTATTAAGGCCAAGTCGCAAGCTGAGACAGATGAGGCTCAAGAAGCGGTTAAGACCCTAGAGAGTGAGCAGGCTGATTTGTTAGAACAGCTCGATGAGGTCACAGCAACTGCAGAGGCAACGGCTATCACCGCGGCTCAAGTGACTGCTGAACGGGATGTGCTGACACAGACACTCAGCGATACTCAGCACCAGCTAGAACTTGAACGAGCTAAAACAGTGGCAGCTCAGGCCCAACTTGGTGACCTGCGTAGCAGTTTTGATCAGCAATCAAAAGAGCTGAGTGCCAACATATCGAAGGTGGCCACGCTTGAAGCCACTGCTAATAGCGATAAAGCAGAGATCGCGCGTCTGCAAACAGAACTGACAGCAACTAAGGATGAGCTAAAGACAGTCGTTATTGAGCGCAACGAGATAACGAATCTTACAGCAGAAGTGAAAGGAGAGTTAAAGGCCATAATCGCTGAACGTGATAAGTTATCAGGGATTAATGAGCAGCTTACTCAAAAGCAAGCTAAGATTGAAGCAGATCATCAGCTACTGATTAAGCAACACGACACGTTAAATCATGAGAGAACTTTGCTTAGTACTGAGCACACTGCATTGAGTGAGCAGTATGATGAGCTTTCAATTAACTATCAATCAGAACAGGAAAAGAGTAGCTCATTGACTGCAGAGATTGAAAAGATGCGAGAGACAATTAACAATAAATAA
- a CDS encoding CHAP domain-containing protein: MKQALLILSVLGMGIAQTSTAAVTTFQTSNNITNISAASNYGSSKNIYSTKSGAYVSNNDEISQAISNLSAQAKQKENQLSSLNSRLYAEKQQQQVNKVPDSNSAPAIAAARASKVALSGSSGYCARYVRKALQSAGYEFTPNPSAYQYATRGTLDKAGFSKISNDMPTQVGDVIVYDRSSKRPHGHIQIFDGENWISDFRQNSISPYSGVYAYTTWRDSKYVDDASASDRNIYLAMNDK; encoded by the coding sequence ATGAAACAGGCCTTATTGATTTTGTCAGTACTGGGTATGGGCATAGCACAAACGAGTACTGCTGCTGTAACGACCTTTCAAACAAGTAATAATATAACCAATATTTCTGCGGCATCAAACTACGGTTCATCAAAAAACATCTATAGCACCAAAAGTGGTGCTTATGTTTCTAATAATGATGAAATTAGTCAAGCAATTAGCAACCTAAGTGCGCAGGCCAAGCAAAAAGAGAATCAGCTTTCATCATTAAACAGCCGCTTATACGCTGAAAAACAACAGCAGCAAGTCAATAAGGTTCCTGACAGCAATTCAGCCCCCGCTATCGCTGCTGCTCGCGCCTCAAAAGTGGCTTTATCTGGCAGCTCTGGATATTGTGCCCGTTACGTACGTAAAGCACTACAATCAGCTGGTTATGAATTTACACCCAATCCTTCAGCCTATCAGTACGCCACTCGTGGCACGCTTGATAAAGCAGGTTTTAGCAAAATCAGTAATGATATGCCAACCCAAGTAGGTGATGTTATTGTCTATGATCGCTCATCAAAGCGCCCGCATGGCCATATCCAAATATTTGATGGCGAAAATTGGATTTCTGATTTCCGTCAGAACAGCATCAGCCCATACAGTGGTGTCTATGCTTATACGACATGGCGTGATTCAAAATATGTGGATGACGCATCCGCATCAGATCGTAATATCTACCTTGCTATGAATGATAAATAA
- the lgt gene encoding prolipoprotein diacylglyceryl transferase, giving the protein MMIHPQYDPVALSLGPLEVHWYGLMYLLAFAAAYGLAWYRSTKRDNWTTDMVSDLVFYGALGVILGGRIGYVLFYQFGELLQNPAYILKVWEGGMSFHGGFIGVMLGMWFFARKYKKTTFQVFDFIVPCVPTGLLFGRIGNYINGELWGRVSDGGYNWLTYFPQAAAFDMEQLQSNPQLQELMIEVNGQYILPRHPSQLYEAFAEGLLLFIFLWWYSSKPRPRMAASAVFLLGYGISRFIIEFFRQPDADQGFILLGWMTKGQILSAPMIIAGLIMLIYAYKRGIYDWGKQSAY; this is encoded by the coding sequence ATGATGATTCATCCTCAGTATGATCCCGTAGCGCTTTCCTTGGGTCCATTGGAAGTGCATTGGTATGGGCTAATGTATTTGCTAGCCTTTGCTGCCGCTTACGGTTTGGCTTGGTATCGCAGTACCAAACGCGACAATTGGACCACCGACATGGTCTCTGACTTAGTCTTTTATGGCGCGCTTGGTGTCATCTTAGGCGGTCGTATTGGCTATGTGCTGTTTTATCAGTTCGGTGAATTACTCCAAAACCCTGCCTATATATTAAAAGTCTGGGAAGGCGGTATGTCTTTCCACGGCGGCTTTATCGGCGTCATGCTAGGTATGTGGTTCTTTGCCCGTAAATATAAAAAGACTACCTTTCAAGTATTCGATTTTATCGTTCCTTGTGTACCAACCGGCTTACTGTTTGGGCGTATCGGCAACTATATCAATGGCGAATTATGGGGTCGCGTCTCAGACGGTGGCTATAACTGGCTGACCTACTTTCCGCAAGCCGCGGCGTTTGATATGGAGCAATTACAGAGCAATCCACAATTGCAAGAATTGATGATTGAAGTCAATGGTCAATACATATTGCCTCGTCATCCATCACAGCTATATGAAGCCTTTGCCGAAGGTCTGCTGCTATTTATATTCTTATGGTGGTATTCATCAAAACCACGTCCACGTATGGCCGCCTCCGCTGTATTCTTACTAGGCTATGGCATCAGCCGCTTTATCATTGAATTCTTCCGCCAGCCAGATGCTGACCAAGGATTCATATTATTAGGTTGGATGACCAAAGGGCAAATCTTAAGCGCGCCGATGATTATCGCCGGCTTAATCATGCTGATTTATGCTTACAAACGCGGTATTTATGATTGGGGTAAGCAGTCTGCATATTAG
- a CDS encoding ATP-binding protein, protein MRHKSKNRRWSLLWRTIFLLTLFVVISQVVIYIWVQRSVNEHFEQMDSEIITHAAFNLRKRMVNFNDHIEPFTVSKSQALIDANHVHSSWLDYDLKTLISDKNGNLLSSDPSNFINDLPADFSLLQLLQDYRDQQFMIKINNRYYRAIIITHQEVLAFIALPIDVHHQYLIQFNRQLSLILIAITLLLVSVAALSVHWGFAPLATIVQKMKGINLQRLDERIVVGDMPLELRPLTESYNSMMVKLESNFESLSRFSDNIAHELRTPIATLSTQTQVMLTKPRESDEYIEQLHHQHDTLKQLSAMINDMLLLAKTQKELSDSQISHVDIESLITKLIDYYEMIAEDREIIFEKSGDFKTVLGDKGLLQRLFANLMSNAIYYAASNSTIMISATVLTSSTSLNAPKDDIQSPEQLWLRITMTNRLDKPLNQIEADKLFERFYRHDKTNTMHSGTGLGLSIVQAIANAHNGKVSITIKDECLFEVAVKLLIAR, encoded by the coding sequence ATGAGACATAAATCTAAGAATCGGCGTTGGTCACTGTTATGGCGAACTATTTTTTTACTGACATTGTTCGTTGTTATCTCTCAAGTTGTTATTTATATATGGGTTCAGCGCTCTGTTAACGAGCACTTTGAGCAAATGGACTCAGAGATTATTACCCATGCAGCTTTTAACCTGCGTAAACGCATGGTGAATTTTAACGATCACATAGAACCTTTTACAGTGTCAAAGTCGCAAGCGCTAATTGATGCCAATCATGTACATTCTTCTTGGTTAGACTATGATTTAAAAACGTTAATATCAGACAAAAACGGCAATTTATTGTCCAGCGATCCCAGTAATTTCATCAATGATCTACCGGCAGATTTTAGCTTGTTACAACTATTGCAGGACTATCGCGATCAGCAGTTTATGATCAAGATAAATAATAGGTATTACCGAGCCATTATCATTACACATCAAGAGGTTTTGGCATTTATTGCTCTACCTATCGATGTGCATCATCAATATCTTATCCAGTTTAATCGCCAGCTGAGCTTGATACTTATCGCCATTACCTTATTATTGGTTTCAGTAGCAGCACTAAGTGTACACTGGGGTTTTGCTCCCCTAGCTACTATCGTACAAAAGATGAAAGGCATTAATCTTCAAAGGTTAGATGAAAGAATTGTGGTTGGCGATATGCCGTTAGAATTACGTCCACTAACGGAGTCTTATAATTCTATGATGGTCAAGCTTGAAAGTAACTTTGAATCATTATCACGGTTTTCAGACAATATCGCCCATGAGCTACGTACGCCAATAGCGACGCTGAGTACGCAAACGCAAGTCATGTTAACTAAGCCAAGAGAAAGCGACGAATACATTGAGCAATTGCATCATCAGCATGATACGTTAAAGCAGTTATCCGCCATGATTAACGATATGTTACTACTGGCAAAAACTCAAAAAGAGCTGAGTGATTCGCAAATCAGTCATGTCGATATAGAGAGCTTGATCACAAAGCTTATAGATTATTATGAGATGATTGCTGAGGATCGTGAGATAATCTTTGAAAAATCGGGTGATTTTAAAACAGTACTAGGTGATAAAGGCTTATTGCAACGGCTGTTTGCCAACCTGATGTCAAATGCGATTTATTATGCGGCTAGTAATAGCACTATTATGATATCCGCTACTGTCCTCACTTCAAGCACCTCGCTTAATGCGCCAAAAGACGATATTCAATCCCCAGAGCAGCTCTGGTTAAGAATAACTATGACCAACCGTCTAGACAAACCATTAAATCAGATTGAAGCCGATAAACTGTTTGAGCGATTCTATCGTCATGATAAAACGAATACGATGCATTCAGGAACAGGCTTAGGCTTATCTATTGTGCAAGCTATCGCCAATGCTCATAATGGCAAAGTTAGTATTACTATCAAAGATGAGTGTCTTTTTGAGGTTGCTGTAAAGTTGTTGATTGCCAGGTAG
- a CDS encoding heavy metal response regulator transcription factor → MKVLLVEDEKNLGEYIKKGLTEAGFIVDHHMTGLDGYHALMTEDFSVVLMDVMLPDVSGFELVQRYRAAGKHTPVLFLTAKDDLSDRIKGIEIGGDDYLTKPFAFAELIVRIKSLLRRANQSDYKSSVIHIADLKMDIAKRTVHRGNTNIKLTAKEFALLQLFLERQGEVLPRTVIASQVWDINFESDTNVIDVAIRRLRIKIDDGFDIKLIHTVRGMGYKLEPLAVDVDSGMGDDSINKDSLASNET, encoded by the coding sequence ATGAAAGTACTGTTAGTAGAAGATGAGAAAAACCTTGGAGAATATATTAAGAAAGGCTTAACTGAGGCCGGTTTCATCGTGGATCATCACATGACAGGTTTAGATGGCTATCATGCGTTAATGACTGAAGATTTTAGTGTGGTTTTGATGGATGTCATGCTACCTGACGTCAGTGGCTTTGAGTTGGTACAGCGCTACCGAGCTGCTGGAAAGCATACGCCAGTTTTATTTTTAACGGCTAAAGATGATTTAAGCGATCGGATTAAGGGCATTGAAATTGGTGGCGATGATTATCTGACCAAGCCTTTTGCTTTTGCTGAACTGATTGTTAGAATAAAAAGCCTATTGCGCCGTGCCAATCAATCTGATTATAAAAGCTCGGTCATACACATAGCTGATCTGAAAATGGATATTGCCAAACGCACCGTTCATAGAGGCAACACTAATATAAAATTGACTGCTAAAGAGTTTGCTTTATTACAACTTTTCTTAGAACGTCAAGGTGAGGTACTGCCGCGCACTGTGATCGCCTCGCAAGTATGGGATATAAACTTTGAGAGTGATACGAATGTCATTGACGTGGCTATAAGGCGCTTGCGGATAAAAATTGATGATGGATTTGATATAAAGCTGATTCATACGGTACGCGGAATGGGCTACAAGTTAGAGCCACTGGCTGTCGACGTGGATAGTGGCATGGGCGACGATAGTATTAATAAAGACAGTCTGGCATCAAATGAGACATAA
- a CDS encoding c-type cytochrome: protein MKFLLGALFTVFVAIVSVFAVVTSGVVNVGADQEHSPMMFSFLETARNRSIENASKDIVVPDLEKVELISSGGADYKDMCAGCHLSPGVAQTDFSESLYPKPPNFTKADIVKRYQTEDGAKQSFWAIKHGIMASGMPAWGASHDDGRMWAMVAFIRSLPELDESQYTMLTTRIDGDMMDMSFDGDMNMSDGGDMGMNMSDDGSGMQH, encoded by the coding sequence ATGAAATTTTTATTGGGTGCGCTCTTTACCGTATTTGTGGCAATCGTTAGCGTGTTTGCGGTTGTTACTAGTGGCGTTGTCAATGTGGGAGCTGACCAAGAGCATAGCCCAATGATGTTTAGCTTTTTAGAAACTGCTCGCAATCGTTCCATAGAAAATGCCAGTAAAGATATTGTGGTACCAGATTTAGAGAAGGTTGAGCTAATCAGTTCTGGTGGCGCGGACTATAAGGATATGTGTGCAGGCTGTCACTTGTCTCCGGGAGTGGCACAAACTGACTTTAGTGAGAGCTTATATCCAAAGCCGCCCAACTTTACCAAGGCTGATATTGTCAAACGTTATCAAACAGAAGACGGTGCAAAGCAAAGCTTTTGGGCAATTAAGCACGGTATTATGGCATCTGGAATGCCTGCGTGGGGCGCGTCCCATGATGACGGTAGAATGTGGGCAATGGTAGCCTTCATTAGATCGTTACCTGAATTAGATGAAAGCCAATACACGATGCTAACCACTAGGATAGATGGCGATATGATGGACATGTCATTTGACGGTGATATGAATATGTCAGATGGTGGTGATATGGGTATGAATATGTCGGATGATGGATCTGGAATGCAGCATTAA
- a CDS encoding DUF411 domain-containing protein, translating into MRHYTHVLSNGHSWLSGRVLLLMVTSSLSLTLAACSQSNTSGSDSQPVKVEQSATQNAQVQNESSAPTNAPVNSSSSLLKNVSATVYKDANCGCCKEWVGYAKNNGLSATTHDVEDLSLFKERYGVPQQMRSCHTTVTTDGFVFEGHVPAKHMAEFLANPPAQAIGLAVPSMPVGSPGMEYEGKFMPYKVMQLNKDGTTEVYAAIESPQQQL; encoded by the coding sequence ATGAGACATTACACACATGTGCTTTCTAATGGACATAGCTGGTTATCCGGTCGTGTCCTTTTATTGATGGTGACATCGTCACTCTCGTTAACGCTAGCCGCTTGCAGCCAATCTAATACCAGTGGCTCTGATTCTCAACCAGTAAAGGTTGAACAGTCTGCTACCCAGAATGCACAAGTACAAAATGAAAGTTCTGCTCCTACAAATGCTCCCGTTAACAGCTCGTCATCATTACTCAAAAACGTCTCAGCCACGGTTTATAAAGATGCCAACTGCGGCTGCTGTAAAGAATGGGTAGGCTATGCAAAAAACAATGGATTAAGTGCAACCACGCACGATGTGGAAGATCTATCCTTATTTAAGGAGCGTTATGGCGTACCACAGCAAATGCGCTCTTGTCATACCACCGTTACCACCGACGGTTTTGTCTTTGAAGGGCATGTCCCTGCTAAACACATGGCTGAATTCTTAGCAAATCCTCCTGCACAAGCTATTGGACTTGCCGTACCGAGTATGCCGGTTGGTAGCCCCGGTATGGAGTATGAAGGTAAATTCATGCCTTATAAGGTAATGCAGCTTAATAAAGACGGCACCACAGAAGTCTATGCTGCTATTGAGTCTCCTCAGCAGCAGCTGTAG